One region of Triticum aestivum cultivar Chinese Spring chromosome 6B, IWGSC CS RefSeq v2.1, whole genome shotgun sequence genomic DNA includes:
- the LOC123139477 gene encoding uncharacterized protein has product MQGGCIAHIGSCGTGFDSASGSVRTKKFRTKGSELADRKGEKNKAMPRAPSICCSSIDEALSFSSRARCNKRLLSRSLDMMSSATLLGGYSPPSQSPLRSAESDQWLSLPNPPSVYKTRSLSVTSSPAVAS; this is encoded by the exons ATGCAAGGAGGATGTATAGCTCATATAGGATCTTGTGGAACTGGATTTGATTCTGCAAGCGGTTCGGTACGAACGAAGAAATTTCGAACAAAAGGATCGGAACTCGCTGATAGGAAAGGAGAGAAAAACAAAGCAATGCCAAGAGCTCCGTCAATCTGTTGTTCATCGATAGACGAAGCTCTCTCTTTTTCATCTCGTGCCAGATGTAACAAAAGATTA CTCTCTAGGTCCTTGGATATGATGTCTTCTGCCACTCTCCTTGGTGGCTATTCTCCACCATCTCAGTCCCCTCTGAGGTCAGCTGAATCTGATCAGTGGCTGTCTCTGCCTAATCCACCAAGTGTGTACAAGACAAGATCTTTGTCTGTCACAAGTTCTCCTGCTGTTGCAAGTTGA